The DNA region catggaaatttgacacatttcactctgtatagtacgaaaatgtggggttatgcagcttgtcaaaacatttttcggttttaaaatcaacgctatgttgcccgttctacggaaaagtttctgttattacgtattttatcacaatgtcgaatctcttcggaaaatatgtgacgaacataattgaagttcatgcaaactgattgaaggcatagcaaatccagttatttgcatggaaaatacaagagatcagtataatattaggttggggaaaaagaaatccattatttttacGTGAACTTCAAGACTTTATTTAACATATTTTGCATTGTCCGATTTAGGTCAAATATGCACCATTTTGGTCTATAATTTGTTGCCATTTTAATGGTAGCTTCATTATGCCTCTCTCATAAAAGTCTTGGTACTTATTAGCGAAAAACTCCAGCAATTGATTTTCACACTCTTCCCTTGATGCCAATTTCTTATCACTAAAAAAGTTTTGCAATGCAAGAAAAAGATGGTTATCGCTTGGTGCGAGGTCCGGACTGTATGGTGGATGCATCAAAACTTCCCAACCAAGCTCCTGGAGTTTCTGACGAGTCACTATAGAAGTGTGTGGCCTGGCGTTGTCCTGATGGAACACGACACCTCTTCTGTTGGCCAATTCTGGCCGTTTCTGGTCAATTGCTCGCTTCAGACGGTCCAGTTGTTGACAATAGATGTCTGAATTTAATGTTTGGCCATATGGAAGCAACTCGTAATGAATGATTCCTTTCCAATCCCACCAAACGCAAAGCAGAACCTTCCTGGCCGTTAGTCCCGGTTTGGCCACCGTCTGAGCTGCTTCACCGCGCCTTGACCACGATCGCTTTCGCATAATGTTGTCGTATGTGACCCATTTCTCATCCCCAGTCACCATCCGTTTAAGAAATGGGCCAATTTCATTACGTTTGGCCAAGGCTTCGCAGATGGAAATTCGATCCATCATGTTTTTTGGTGTTAATTGGTGTGGCACCCAAACATCAAGCTTTTTTTTAAACCCAGCTTTGTCCAAATGGTTTAAAACTATTTTGTGGTCGATCTTTAACTCCTGGGCGATGCTACGACTACTAACATGCCGGTCCACTTCGATGATTTCAGTGACTTTGTCGACATTTTCGACGACGGGCCTGCCTGTGCGAGGGGCATCCTTAACGTCAAAAATACCCGAACGGAATCGACGAAACCAAAATTGCGCGTAATTAGCTGTTACAGTATCGGGACCATAAACACTATTCACATTTTCAGCCGCCTGACTTGCATTTTCGCCCTTATCAAAGAAAAACTGTAAAATGTACCGAATTTTCTCTTTGTTGACTTCCATCTTTAACGCCGTGTAACTCAGAACTGAATGGACAAAACAAAAAACTGCAAACGAATTCTTTTAGTGCGAACTGTTACCTTGACAACGAGcataaatttgaaattgtttGATCGATAATTTACGAGATATCGATCACTACAGCCATCTACcgaaaaaataatggatttctttttcCCCAACCTAATATCATaaaatgcactagcttgaggagagttaatgttcgttatcttctttggctaaagtttgaatacgttacatcagttgtagatttcaaaaatattaacccgaagatgaaatgcatatgatgcagtggatggcaatgggtatctcccgaaggaattaacagataattacgagaatgttaaattcttcaacaaaaatcatcttgcagtTTTATAactaaaaggaattaaaggaagccaagatgaacttcacctttgaacaaaaatttcacatgaataaacaattaacaggacaattggtgcgtatttgtggctgtttcgAGGGCTATTCATAtcaatatattgatataataataataattgggtatttattggtaccttaggacattcatcgaaaaccctgtagtgaacttttcgcattaattcactcaaacataaaattctcaaatgccaccacttttttgggtctcccaatagaaggaaattcttcgacatcctcttcattcacaatctttctgattgttgaaacattcagctgaaatataagtcactCGATAagtcattatataaattctcttacattgaatatgttcgctaccgtctgacttattgtggattttatattatcagggtataactatttgaatgagcggacctgaattctaaatagcacttcctgaaaccctgtctctttttccaatcactttcggcattttcgtaataaaaattgatattagttgtggcaacggcgttatgacattaacgacatttcacgagtgccaaccttactccgttctagttacaaaaacttgagaaaattatttcatggccaaccgactgctaaaataaatttgaatgaagtatagatatttCACTTTTTGATTGAATGACCATAATGTTGACCTTTTTACCCTAGCACAATCGCCAGAAAAAAAACGATCTAATTAAAAATGTCTCGGAAAAAATCTGAATGAATACTTTATTTCTTGCCTAAACGATAACTGCTCGGATAACTGTCGTTTTGGTTTTTGGTTGGATGAATTTGAAGAGTTGAATGATAAAATTAAGTATAGTCTGGGGTAGAGTAGACGAGGTAAAGACTCGGGTAATGAGtagttaatgaatttttcaagtaCGTAATTAAGCTCGTAAATGAGTATTGAGTTGAATGGAGTTTTTGTGATTATCATTCGAATCGATTCGAACTATCTTCACTACTGTTTCAAGAGCTGCTTCGCAATGTATAAGCGTTTTCACAAAAATGGAAACATTAAGCGAAGAAAAAGAAATGGTTAACCTAGTGGTTGACCAAAAAACCTTAAATTGGATCAATGGGGTtgaatatacaggatgaatctttaACTCGagctttgactcctacaaatatttcaacagtagataccACGAGATACCACGAGTGTGGATTTTTCAAGTAGAGTTGTATCGAGAGTTGTATACagcaaaagtacccaatttttcaaatttcacagatccttttttatttttcaacataaaataactgaaaaacgaCGAATTATgagagagaaaatatgaagaatacttttatcgATCGGTTAAATtaaaagtgtttaaaaaattGTAAATTCTGTTCAGAATAATGTCAACTTCTAGGTCAACTTAcagacaaaataaaaatttatgaaaaaggaaaaagagCACAACGAGGAGCACAATGAGGTGACAGTCgtaactaataataataattgtcgCTCGAATTGACGTTATTATAACTACAAAGCGAAGAGTTTTTTTGGGCGACCAAAAATTCTAATAAGATATCAGATTCGAGTAGACGAAAAGGAATGAAATATACCACATATACTTGCTTCCGAGCTCGTCTCATACCAATAGTTCAATCTAGCTCGAAATTTAGTTGAAAATTAACAGAATGGAAGCCATCCTTAATCAATTGACAAGTGAAATATAACCCAAAAATTCGAATGAGAACACATggcaattgaaataaaaatcttcGTTTCACTCCTACTCGAAGAAATGATCTTTCTCGTGATCTTTCAATTGCGTTCGTGAATTAAATAAGCGGTGAAGAAGTAGCCCTCCTTGACTTCtgcaaaaattcaataataattccTCGGAAATTTCAAATAGCGACGAGTCCCAAATTCATCGCAAAAGAATTCACTTCACACAGCAATTAATGAAAGACATGACAAAACCGTAGAATTTAATTCCAgcagtaaaaataaaaaaagccaTTTTTTCCTTGATAAGTGGAATTCGTTTAATTCACGATGAGTCTGACAAGGAGAGCGAAAGAAGTAGTAAAACGTCGCCTCCTTTCAAAGTCCCTGTTTCCATTCATTCCAGACTTTACAACCTAACTAATTCTAGAGGGAATGATTCTTGAGAAGAGGCAGATTGGAAAATTGAAGAGGGTCATGAAAACTCGTGTTTCGGAAATAATTTTTCGTCCAACACTCATTCCCTGAACCTTTTCACCAGGAATAATTTGAAGAGAAGCTTTTTGTCACTGAAACGGAAGTTGGCTACCGAACGTATGTTTCATAGTCAATCAACACAATGAAACATATTATGCATATCTCTCATGTCGAATCCTAATATTCGTAGTTTCCGCATTTCTTAGCGCAGAGTAGGAAAAATTCAACAATGGTAGGAAAGGGAGTTCGAAAGGACTGAAAGGGAGGGTGTCAACAAAAACTTTCAATTCCTCATATCTCGTTGCACGGTTTTACGTGAGGAGATTCGTGGAAAAACTCCCGTTGAATTTACATTCGTGAAAGGAAAACGGACCGCAAAAGTCactaaatatattttattattccgtATAGTTCTTTCCTTTCACCACAAGGACCATAAAAGCCTGGGGAGGGTTGAGAATACATTTTCCTCAAACCAGGCGagaaaagaattttattcaacgTTCGAATCTCAACGATTCCCGATAGCGATCATTATGGTTAACATGCACGAAAACAGGGCGAGATTACACGTATCGAATGACCATATGAAAATTATTCACCAGCCACCCGCTCGGTAAATAAACAGAACCACTCATGTTGAGGACTTTCAACTGAACATTCCTGTTGGGAGCACGGAAAAAGGTTTTTTTCCCGAACGCTATTTCATGCGATTCGTGCATCCCATCTGATAGTGATGTGTAGTACATAATTAACATGCTCATTTTTCTGGTTGAGAATATAAATATGGCTTATCGGTGATCGATAATAGGATTGTTTTGTGATATATATCGAGTTTAACAAAAgccattttcataatttttaggTTGGGAATGCTTTGTTCGTTATCGTAGAAAAAATTCGTAGAAAGTTTTTTCTGAACAATGGTTTCGTGAAAATGAAGCTAATTTCAAACAGTGAACTCCCTCGGTTTAGCCAACAATATTAATAAATAGCTGAAAGGATTGTTCATATAAAATTACACAATAATGTAATATTACATGAAAATTTAATGGGAAAACGATTGAGTAATGGATGAAGGAAAATTGCTtatgatatttcaaaaattcgtTAGACTAAAAtggtgtttttcaaaaatgtgatAAAATCTGAGGATAAAATAGGTATTATCGACAATTCTTTGCTCGGATAGCTGAAAATGATAAATATTCTGACAAATTCCCAAACCTTGAATTGGAAAATTGAGAACCCTCAGGAAAACCCCGGAAAaccactgaaaatttcaaaactcGCAGAGCAAGTACCAGAGTGAATTTAGTGGTAGGCGAGGTGGTAGGTTAAGTCGGTGAAGACTGAatctatataaaatatgagctCGAATATGAGTATCTATATGAGTATGTCGAGGAGTAtgtatatattcattttttctcgCATTTTCTGGTAGCTCGTTTTATTCTATCCGATGATCAGAATAATACTAATAAAATTTAGGATTCGCTCGACatcttgaaaaatgattttgtgAATTCTTTTTCAGTATGAAGGTTTTAGTGCATTATCTCTCATtctgttttttcgataaaagtcacttgacatattttgtagaactcttcgagcgctattcagaactctcATCAGAACTATTCTACGATCAAATTTTGCCAACATAGGAAATAttggttttaaaattttggaccttatttttgctgataaattgaaaagttttgtttttttgataaatgtcacttgacatattttgtagaactcttcGAGCGCTATTAAGAACTCTCATCATAACTTTTCTGCGATCAAATTTTGGCAACATATcaaatattggttttcaaatttcggaccttatttttgctgataaattgaaaagttttgtttatttgataaatgtcacttgacatattttgtagaactattcgagcgctattcagaactctcATCAGAACTTTTCTGCGATCAAGTTTAGCCAACATAGGgaatattggttttcaaattcttgaccttatttttgctgataaattgaaaagttttgtttttttgataaaagtcacttgacatattttgtagaactcttcgagcgctattcagaactcttATCAGAACACTTCTGCGATCAAGTTTTGCCAACATAGgaaatattggttttcaaatttcggaccttatttttgctgataaattgaaatgttttgtgtttttgataaatgtcacttgacatattttgtagaactcttcgagcgctattcagaactcttATCAGAACACTTCTGCGATCAAGTTTTGCCAACATAGgaaatattggttttcaaatttcggaccttatttttgctgataaattgaaatgttttgtgtttttgataaatgtcacttgacatattttgtagaactcttcGAGCGCTGCGCTATTCATAATTCTGATCGGAACTGAAATATatccaatttttttctctgaaaattatttttttcgagaGTCAAAAACCTgtgttctaatttttttttgattttcgcaGAACTCTTTCTAAAAACGATCAAGAACTCTAGAACTCTTCCTTCTTCAAGGAAAAATAGCATCAgaactcattttttcgaaaaagacGGCGCTGCGTGAAGTTAGCGCCaccaatttgttttttttattataatccACGATTTGCCGAaactattaaaattttttatcagGAACTCCAGAACTCTTTCAAATCTACTCagaactccaaaaaaaaaaattatatttttcgaaaaagtcgGCGCCAACTCCACATGAGACTATCTCTCAAGGACTCTCttcataatttttgttttcgtaaaaattgtatatttttagttccatATCCATTTCATCGGAGGGTGAGGAATAATAAAAAATCGATCTTAAATTCAAAATGTCATAACCTCGGCCATAACGACACTGATTCATTGTTCGAACAACTGTGTGGAATTAAGTTCATTTCAAGTTGCGGTatggaaattttgtttgctGCACAGTCGTAATTTATAATTTGTTGGGATTTCACTgggcggaaaaaaaaaatttttaaatcatCCGAACCCGCACTGATCTAGTCTActctgatgaaaaaaaaaatttactcacAGCACTGATATTAAGCAAGATAATCCAAAGGAGTTTCAGGATTGAATTCACTCGAATTTTCGCAGTATCTCAGTAATTATCCAAATAGTGCGTTATGGATAGGAAACTTCAGACACTTATCCGTATTTGTCACTAATAACCAGCACATATATCCTGTGGAATCACTGAAAAATATCGCTCATCGCACATGAACTCTCACTGAAAATGAAGGAAGATTGTGTGTATCCAGAGCCAAAGGTAATACTCGAGTTGAAATGAGGAAGTGTGCGGATCCAAGACAATTCCCCTGCGGAAACGATTCGGCAGAGCAAACAAAAGCACCTGTCGCGAAAGATTTCGTCCGGAAGTTCTGAAAAATCGTATACCCCGACCGACAACGTGACGTGCGCTCGTACGTAGCTGTTCGACGACTGGTGCGGGCGCTCAGGTCCGAGCTAGACGACAGCCAAAGCAATACTGGCGACTGGTTCCCTTCCAGAACCGGAATAGAGAGAAACGGGAATATCTGGATGTCCTGGCTGTAGAAGAAGACGAGAATAGCTACGTAATTATAGCAGAATCTGAAACAACCTTTTTGCAGCAGGTTCAAGTAGCGAGCCTCCACTGTTAGCGAGATTGTTTAGATTTGACGAAAGGCGAAATATGGATTAATTGGGATAATTGGCGTTTTCGTCGTTGGATCAGGCATCGGTTATTAATACTCAGTACGGGATCATGTCGTGACCTCACCCACCAGACGGAGGGGGCTTTCCCCACGGCCAATTTCTCGATAGGTGCAGGGTGCAGGAGGTTTCCTCCACCccttcaatagggaatactccttctgacgaaaatgatgtattttttatggaatatctttgaaacgtcacattttgaaataaccatttcaaccgtttctcaaaaaaaattatttttagcacttaaaaatgatgggtattcaaaatttaaaggaTTTCATaaggattgcacaagttggcaacatcgactgaaatatgccgtGATAATAAAggcaacaaatacattatcttgttgagatagacaaagatggctgttgtgaatgcggggaaccagaagaaaccataaatcatctagttaatcattgtccaatttataaatttcaggatggttttagagctatacatgcagtttccgaatcttttttgaattgggttgtcaattttaggtcaatctgacatattgaatctaattttattattttacgtttttctgcttttgttttctctttatttcagacaaaagtttctggtatcttggagaagactttctggattttcctttttgttggagaaagaatcaatttttgcagtgcgagatgcccttcaatatggaatatttcagcttatttcgtgaacaattacaatccactacactcacggggagaaagggtttttttactgaggtttttccctaagctcttgtatcatacaccaatttgtatggtaccccgttacgctaacctctgctaaaactgtatctcatacacatgctataattattgtttgctgttcaagattgtaatgctctatatcaaaagaatatatatatatatatatatatatatatatatatatatatatatatattgtatatatatatatgaagtctgcgacgaacgaggaaggtcgttaaattttatgggatttttatggccggttgcagttgaggctcgccagcaagtacgcgcctgtagatcaactgctgttattttatgaacaagctgataggacattgttcttttcattgtctcgtatgcgctgttgccaaatcgtaaactccgcacaaagcgatttaaattttaaaaccccatatttgaaggatgattttgaatagtttccgcggtgaatttgaaaaaatcatgaatgaaacttgagtttaaacttgcatttgcagtgataacccaaattgaggagaattccccattgttaaGTAGAAAAATAGAGCTTACACTTCAGTCGTTTTGAAATCTGGCCGAAGTGTTATATAGCCGGGGTCCGGGGTTATAGCAGGAAGTTTATAAATCTGAATTTTTATCAATCCGTGTTCACACCATTCACACATTCAAATCAGTTTGCGTCAACGgcttgtagttggggagccgacgatgctaaatcgggatttactcgagcgtcgtggagacctagtggattttgaagataagatggtagGAAGAAaagaaggttctatgatgtatgcactttcagcggtggggaaagcgcagggtctcaaagatgtaaaaaaaaatcgtcaggtgtacatactcgagcgtgtcagattaagatactgtatatgccctacgtgtctctgatgatgaattcatgcttatctgacagtttgcgcggttggactggccgtacggaagagttgaaaatggtaaaaaaaactttttttctagcgtgtcagatttttgtaGAATATGTatattggacccaaaggaagctacctTTTCAGggaactgacaatttggacgtgagggaaggtcacagcagtcctttgaaaatgtaaaaaaaaatcgttagttttgcatactcgagagtgtcagatttttatacagatggttaatctcggtgttgtagacgtgttgtcccattaatctgacactaaacAGGGggtttttcttaatctgacactttgaagatgaaagaaatgctttttttttcgattattcCCCTGCCTTTACTTCTAATcgtttgtgtattcattatgaaagttgaagataataaaattctacacaacttttgtctgaagcaattttgcatactcttaaccgttctcgagttagagggcgaaaAGGACGAATATATTAGCCACAcgtgcgaaagggcaaggtcaatgtagaatcctagtctaatctacaattatcaaaatgacaaggtatttctatgatgacaatttcgaaattagtcacgaaaattttagtgttgtctctgactgaaccttagaatgtattattttcaacgagtgaattttcgcttcagcatgtatcgctaaacacctcgcattaatcgccatatttCTCAataacgtttgaacgtagaaaaaatcgCTTAGgataaaatttgtagaaaatgttaggctctacaacttttataatgaatgcgaaaaagatgcccatgggaggagataattcaaaaaaacctatttttgtgaactttatggccaatttttattgtttcggcctgctaaaactgtcagattatatttttgtcattattcttgaatcattagcttcaaaataaaaaaaacgccaccgcgctcgagaatgcaTAATTGGCCTTTTTTTGGAACTTTGGCGGCCTCCCAcatattttcgtcacgcttaaattgtcagattaagagaatatttacttttcaacatgtaactaaccacatatatcttaatctgacacggtcGAGTATGTACAAAGATCGTACatgacaattccccctatatagaggtctaatttttggtagagttactctacagggtccaaagtatgtacccttttattattattatttattaatttaacacgctcgagtaaatcccgaatttccctcttcgacTCCCCAACTAACGCGTTTACACCAAACGAACGCTTAAACACAGAGGCGGGAGGTTCAAATCAAACTGTTTACGCTATCACGATTGGAGAGTTGTTCATTCGACCACAGCCGGTCTATAGAGACTCTTTAGGAGGCTGTGGATTCGAGATTTAACCAAGTTTCCCAGAAGTGCACGAACATGGCACTCGGGTTATCGAAATTTGAATTCGTACTGCGCATATCCCAGTCATTTATGTgtatacagtgtggtccaacgaaactTAACACCTAAATTTTCCTACTTTaacatgaaaatgtgaaaaatttcgcTTTTTGTATCCTCGTAACTGCAATCCCCTTAACGAGGTGAGCACAagcccttgattttgaatagagatgaggggtgttgcgatacctcatgttgaagaccTTATCCTACGTAATCCTGAAATTCCGCTTCAAtatttccatcgataacgaaataaCTGTGAAACTAGTGAAAGAGAACCTACTTACTTTTGTGATTGGTAACCGGCGACCATCTATTGTACCCCTATTCTGCGGTGCGCTAATTGACcgaagcagcagccccactctcGGTGTTTTTAGATGCGGAAATTAAAACATTTTCTTATCATCCCCTTTGTTCACGTTTTTGAATTGACCTCACTTAACTAATTCTCTTTCTAGTCTTGTTCTACTCGATAGGTAATGAACTCAGGTGTGAGTGatttcagaatcttcaaacAGATTTATAATCCTTATTAGTACAATTAATATGCCACATCGAGTCAAATCATTATTTGTCTGCTCAGAACTATAAAGTATTAaagtatattatatttttataatttatataaattttctgaCCTGTCTAAATTTTATCacatggaaatgggtatgtagcaccagaattgaatacTTCTCACGTcttctcattgataatgaatactgatttattgtaTTCTAATAATAATTTCTTGTATTGGAATCAGCGTATTTCATTCTTCAAGACAACAAATTACTTctgtcgagtttcagatgaatgaatcctcatgtcctccagggtggaccctggatttagTTGTTTTCCTTCAGAGCacgatgtgaacttctcaaatatggtTCAACGGTCAGTGATAAGCTATGATACTGGTTGATAATCTCTCGTCCTTGACTCCACCCTGGAAGGCCCGCTCTGGTAAaaattggtatgatctactcattgTAATTTGTAGGTACTTTCATTGATacattctcatattcattcatcttgcttgatatacatgttagttttcagccttctgcacttctcgaaaccatCGATTAGTGGTTTCTCTCATTAGTATCTCAATgtgtacctctcataatttatcaattgtatcttctgtttATCTGATGGAcattctaatcgtgcttacttgtaagcagtccgttTCTGTGAATGTTgcattcattgataaatttttacttTCTTTAAGACCAACGTAAagt from Coccinella septempunctata chromosome 1, icCocSept1.1, whole genome shotgun sequence includes:
- the LOC123322578 gene encoding histone-lysine N-methyltransferase SETMAR-like, coding for MEVNKEKIRYILQFFFDKGENASQAAENVNSVYGPDTVTANYAQFWFRRFRSGIFDVKDAPRTGRPVVENVDKVTEIIEVDRHVSSRSIAQELKIDHKIVLNHLDKAGFKKKLDVWVPHQLTPKNMMDRISICEALAKRNEIGPFLKRMVTGDEKWVTYDNIMRKRSWSRRGEAAQTVAKPGLTARKVLLCVWWDWKGIIHYELLPYGQTLNSDIYCQQLDRLKRAIDQKRPELANRRGVVFHQDNARPHTSIVTRQKLQELGWEVLMHPPYSPDLAPSDNHLFLALQNFFSDKKLASREECENQLLEFFANKYQDFYERGIMKLPLKWQQIIDQNGAYLT